One genomic segment of Mytilus trossulus isolate FHL-02 chromosome 4, PNRI_Mtr1.1.1.hap1, whole genome shotgun sequence includes these proteins:
- the LOC134715564 gene encoding leucine zipper putative tumor suppressor 2 homolog isoform X1 → MLPMTRNRNELEMMASRTNSTSDVFYSDDEFSPHLQNLYSPVSNFSINSSELSGLMTPQRMCSQEEEEDYAHIQLPSHRSGSKIPPEPPVRTSSVSSVRSDYTQRSYPMAYDQEHNYNYGNYTLQYPHHYHYQQHSRRKTWSPNGLKLSMSGGNYTGKSRNCSSSELLDNNNIRTRKCGNVIYEDQEKGPPKLAPVSGMLSKSPAKGIIKPIAFKPVVIGTNSYINNDNIPHDSHMTRHNGVHQSPHSNFMESDRSSSFSSGSAKHFSPDRPDIFSVGNVSRISSSHMDGYVGTPSPSDSGVGELEAMLREKDAEINTLREVMDKNERAIFQVYDEKKKSWAKEVHDIKGDFDQKLKVMQRKAYKTEQVLSLQSYKSQQELKSTQQELEKVKFENDNLKKKNDWIEARYSDMMSLQGRNSSQSSDFQHSFDVTDLQNKVEDLNSSLVKQTEDIQLLQFRLQEKECEIAERDDELSKTFKEVATKAEEVKSLKANLRRVSGDSDMELMDSSFCSCDKEIQTEFRISVSSPSSGINSSSSSDNHSDIALLRQEIKELREALQIKSDQFEKEREQWKDEKNKVIRYQKQLQLNYLQMYNKNRMLEAEVEQLTLDLENRDIKLMAINGGEESMC, encoded by the exons AAATGAATTAGAGATGATGGCAAGTAGAACCAATTCTACTTCTGATGTATTTTATTCTGATGATGAATTTTCACCACATCTTCAGAATTTATATTCTCCTGTGTCTAACTTCTCAATTAACTCGTCAGAACTCAGCGGACTCATGACTCCACAGAGAATGTGCTCCCAGGAGGAAGAGGAGGATTATGCTCACATACAATTACCATCTCACCGATCAGGATCTAAAATCCCTCCCGAACCTCCCGTCAGAACTTCTAGTGTGTCATCTGTGAGGTCGGACTACACTCAACGGTCCTATCCGATGGCTTATGACCAGGAACATAATTACAACTATGGGAACTATACTTTACAATATCCTCATCATTACCATTACCAGCAACATTCTAGACGGAAAACTTGGTCGCcaaatggtttaaaattaagtatgtcggGTGGTAACTACACGGGAAAATCAAGGAATTGTAGCAGTAGTGAATTACTGGACAATAACAACATCAGAACTAGAAAGTGTGGAAATGTTATTTATGAAGACCAAGAAAAAGGACCCCCTAAATTGGCTCCAGTTAGCGGAATGTTATCTAAG TCTCCTGCTAAAGGAATTATTAAGCCAATAGCATTTAAACCAGTAGTCATAGGTACCAACAGCTACATCAACAATGACAATATACCACATGATAGTCATATGACAAGACATAATGGTGTACACCAATCACCACATTCTAACTTCATGGAAAGTGACCGATCAAGCAGCTTTTCTAGTGGGAGTGCAAAACATTTTTCTCCAGACAGACCGGATATATTCTCTGTGGGAAATGTGAGCCGTATTTCGTCAAGCCATATGGATGGTTATGTTGGGACTCCCTCTCCTAGTGATAGTGGGGTGGGGGAGTTGGAGGCCATGCTGAGAGAAAAAGATGCTGAAATAAATACATTACGAGAAGTAATGGACAAAAATGAGAGAGCCATATTCCAAGTGTACGATGAGAAAAAGAAATCATGGGCTAAGGAAGTTCATGATATTAAAGGGGATTTTGACCAAAAGTTAAAGGTCATGCAAAGAAAAGCATATAAAACTGAACAAGTATTGTCTCTACAATCTTATAAATCTCAGCAAGAGTTGAAATCCACGCAACAAGAACTTGAAAAggtgaaatttgaaaatgacaatctcaaaaagaaaaatgattgGATAGAAGCAAGATATTCCGACATGATGTCTTTACAAGGCAGAAATAGTTCTCAAAGTTCAGACTTTCAGCATTCATTTGATGTTACAGATCTTCAAAACAAAGTGGAAGATCTTAATTCCAGTTTGGTTAAACAAACCGAAGACATACAATTATTACAATTTAGACTTCAGGAAAAAGAATGTGAAATTGCTGAGAGGGATGACGAACTCtctaaaacatttaaagaagTTGCAACTAAAGCCGAGGAGGTTAAATCTCTGAAAGCAAATCTACGCAGAGTATCGGGGGATAGTGATATGGAATTAATGGATTCTAGCTTTTGTTCATGTGATAAAGAAATTCAGACTGAGTTTAGAATCAGTGTTTCCTCTCCAAGTTCAGGAATTAACTCCTCTTCATCTAGTGATAATCATTCAGACATTGCATTATTACGGCAAGAAATTAAGGAATTACGTGAGGCATTACAAATTAAATCAGACCAGTTTGAAAAAGAACGAGAACAGTGGAAAGACGAGAAAAACAAAGTGATACGATATCAAAAACAGTTGCAGCTGAActatttacaaatgtacaacAAAAATCGTATGCTGGAGGCGGAAGTCGAACAGCTTACGTTAGATCTAGAGAACCGTGACATCAAACTAATGGCTATTAATGGTGGCGAAGAGTCAATGTGCTAG
- the LOC134715564 gene encoding leucine zipper putative tumor suppressor 2 homolog isoform X2 — MMASRTNSTSDVFYSDDEFSPHLQNLYSPVSNFSINSSELSGLMTPQRMCSQEEEEDYAHIQLPSHRSGSKIPPEPPVRTSSVSSVRSDYTQRSYPMAYDQEHNYNYGNYTLQYPHHYHYQQHSRRKTWSPNGLKLSMSGGNYTGKSRNCSSSELLDNNNIRTRKCGNVIYEDQEKGPPKLAPVSGMLSKSPAKGIIKPIAFKPVVIGTNSYINNDNIPHDSHMTRHNGVHQSPHSNFMESDRSSSFSSGSAKHFSPDRPDIFSVGNVSRISSSHMDGYVGTPSPSDSGVGELEAMLREKDAEINTLREVMDKNERAIFQVYDEKKKSWAKEVHDIKGDFDQKLKVMQRKAYKTEQVLSLQSYKSQQELKSTQQELEKVKFENDNLKKKNDWIEARYSDMMSLQGRNSSQSSDFQHSFDVTDLQNKVEDLNSSLVKQTEDIQLLQFRLQEKECEIAERDDELSKTFKEVATKAEEVKSLKANLRRVSGDSDMELMDSSFCSCDKEIQTEFRISVSSPSSGINSSSSSDNHSDIALLRQEIKELREALQIKSDQFEKEREQWKDEKNKVIRYQKQLQLNYLQMYNKNRMLEAEVEQLTLDLENRDIKLMAINGGEESMC; from the exons ATGATGGCAAGTAGAACCAATTCTACTTCTGATGTATTTTATTCTGATGATGAATTTTCACCACATCTTCAGAATTTATATTCTCCTGTGTCTAACTTCTCAATTAACTCGTCAGAACTCAGCGGACTCATGACTCCACAGAGAATGTGCTCCCAGGAGGAAGAGGAGGATTATGCTCACATACAATTACCATCTCACCGATCAGGATCTAAAATCCCTCCCGAACCTCCCGTCAGAACTTCTAGTGTGTCATCTGTGAGGTCGGACTACACTCAACGGTCCTATCCGATGGCTTATGACCAGGAACATAATTACAACTATGGGAACTATACTTTACAATATCCTCATCATTACCATTACCAGCAACATTCTAGACGGAAAACTTGGTCGCcaaatggtttaaaattaagtatgtcggGTGGTAACTACACGGGAAAATCAAGGAATTGTAGCAGTAGTGAATTACTGGACAATAACAACATCAGAACTAGAAAGTGTGGAAATGTTATTTATGAAGACCAAGAAAAAGGACCCCCTAAATTGGCTCCAGTTAGCGGAATGTTATCTAAG TCTCCTGCTAAAGGAATTATTAAGCCAATAGCATTTAAACCAGTAGTCATAGGTACCAACAGCTACATCAACAATGACAATATACCACATGATAGTCATATGACAAGACATAATGGTGTACACCAATCACCACATTCTAACTTCATGGAAAGTGACCGATCAAGCAGCTTTTCTAGTGGGAGTGCAAAACATTTTTCTCCAGACAGACCGGATATATTCTCTGTGGGAAATGTGAGCCGTATTTCGTCAAGCCATATGGATGGTTATGTTGGGACTCCCTCTCCTAGTGATAGTGGGGTGGGGGAGTTGGAGGCCATGCTGAGAGAAAAAGATGCTGAAATAAATACATTACGAGAAGTAATGGACAAAAATGAGAGAGCCATATTCCAAGTGTACGATGAGAAAAAGAAATCATGGGCTAAGGAAGTTCATGATATTAAAGGGGATTTTGACCAAAAGTTAAAGGTCATGCAAAGAAAAGCATATAAAACTGAACAAGTATTGTCTCTACAATCTTATAAATCTCAGCAAGAGTTGAAATCCACGCAACAAGAACTTGAAAAggtgaaatttgaaaatgacaatctcaaaaagaaaaatgattgGATAGAAGCAAGATATTCCGACATGATGTCTTTACAAGGCAGAAATAGTTCTCAAAGTTCAGACTTTCAGCATTCATTTGATGTTACAGATCTTCAAAACAAAGTGGAAGATCTTAATTCCAGTTTGGTTAAACAAACCGAAGACATACAATTATTACAATTTAGACTTCAGGAAAAAGAATGTGAAATTGCTGAGAGGGATGACGAACTCtctaaaacatttaaagaagTTGCAACTAAAGCCGAGGAGGTTAAATCTCTGAAAGCAAATCTACGCAGAGTATCGGGGGATAGTGATATGGAATTAATGGATTCTAGCTTTTGTTCATGTGATAAAGAAATTCAGACTGAGTTTAGAATCAGTGTTTCCTCTCCAAGTTCAGGAATTAACTCCTCTTCATCTAGTGATAATCATTCAGACATTGCATTATTACGGCAAGAAATTAAGGAATTACGTGAGGCATTACAAATTAAATCAGACCAGTTTGAAAAAGAACGAGAACAGTGGAAAGACGAGAAAAACAAAGTGATACGATATCAAAAACAGTTGCAGCTGAActatttacaaatgtacaacAAAAATCGTATGCTGGAGGCGGAAGTCGAACAGCTTACGTTAGATCTAGAGAACCGTGACATCAAACTAATGGCTATTAATGGTGGCGAAGAGTCAATGTGCTAG